From one Rhodanobacteraceae bacterium genomic stretch:
- a CDS encoding S9 family peptidase has product MRCNLLVLTLLALGACATAPEPAKDEASVAVTTLAYPAARTVDQVDSYHGVQVADPYRWLEELDAPDTREWIAAQNALTQRYLGSVPQRGEIHARMTALWNYERFGLPSREGSRYFLTRNDGLQNQAVLYVMDALDGEPRMLLDPNTFSSDGTVALTGTEVSPDGKHLAYGTASGGSDWQEWRVRDIATGQDTGDVIQWVKFSGASWAKDGSGFYYGRYDEPKGENKLKAVNEFQKVYFHRIGTPQTADTLVYDRPDQPKWGFGAEVSEDGRYLIVSVSQGTDERNRLFYRDLTTANAPMVELIAELEAAYEFVGNDGPVFWFRTNLDAPRYRVIAIDTRQPAEANWRTVVAQTDATLVRTTLVNRQFIGQYLRDARSEVRRYAIDGKDLGAIELPGIGAAAGFDGKSDGSETFYSYTSFTVPTDIYRLDLATGQSTLFRRPKVAFDPAQYETRQVFYSSKDGTRVPMFITAKKGLALDGQQPTLLYGYGGFNIPVTPAYTVPMATWLDRGGVYAVANLRGGGEYGETWHQAGTKLNKQNVFDDFIAAAEHLIAAGYTNPQKLAIYGRSNGGLLAAATALQRPDLFRASLPTVGVLDMLRFNQFTIGWAWESDYGSPQKPDEFAALRTYSPLHNIKPGVRYPAMLVPTGDHDDRVYPAHSFKFTAALQAQAGPGTYLTRIETRAGHGAGKPTAMQIDEWTDMLSFLVHELGMR; this is encoded by the coding sequence ATGCGCTGCAACCTGCTGGTCCTGACCCTGCTCGCCCTCGGGGCCTGCGCCACCGCACCTGAACCTGCGAAGGACGAGGCCAGCGTCGCGGTCACCACCCTCGCCTACCCGGCCGCACGCACTGTCGATCAGGTCGACAGCTATCACGGAGTGCAGGTGGCCGATCCCTATCGCTGGCTGGAAGAACTGGACGCGCCCGACACGCGCGAGTGGATCGCGGCGCAGAACGCGCTGACGCAGCGGTATCTCGGCAGCGTGCCTCAGCGCGGCGAAATCCACGCGCGCATGACTGCGCTGTGGAACTACGAGCGCTTTGGCCTGCCCAGCCGCGAAGGCAGCCGCTACTTCCTGACGCGCAACGACGGCTTGCAGAACCAGGCCGTGCTGTACGTGATGGATGCCCTCGACGGCGAGCCGCGGATGCTGCTCGACCCGAACACCTTCTCCAGCGATGGCACCGTGGCCCTGACCGGCACCGAGGTCTCGCCGGACGGCAAGCACCTGGCCTACGGAACGGCCTCCGGCGGATCGGACTGGCAGGAATGGCGTGTGCGCGACATCGCCACCGGCCAGGACACCGGCGATGTGATCCAGTGGGTGAAGTTCTCCGGCGCCAGCTGGGCCAAGGACGGCAGCGGCTTCTACTACGGCCGATATGACGAGCCCAAAGGCGAGAACAAGCTGAAGGCGGTCAACGAATTCCAGAAGGTCTATTTCCACCGCATCGGCACGCCGCAGACGGCAGACACCCTGGTCTACGACCGTCCCGACCAGCCCAAGTGGGGCTTCGGCGCCGAGGTCAGCGAGGACGGGCGCTACCTCATCGTCAGCGTCAGCCAGGGCACAGATGAGCGCAACCGCCTGTTCTACCGCGACCTGACGACGGCCAACGCGCCGATGGTGGAACTGATCGCGGAGCTGGAGGCGGCCTACGAATTCGTCGGCAACGACGGCCCGGTGTTTTGGTTCCGCACCAACTTGGACGCACCGCGCTACCGCGTGATCGCGATCGACACCCGCCAGCCGGCGGAGGCGAACTGGCGCACCGTGGTGGCGCAAACCGACGCCACCCTGGTGCGCACCACGCTGGTCAACCGCCAGTTCATCGGCCAGTACCTGCGCGATGCGCGCAGCGAGGTGCGCCGCTACGCCATCGACGGCAAGGACCTCGGCGCCATCGAACTGCCCGGCATCGGCGCGGCCGCGGGTTTCGACGGCAAGTCCGATGGCAGCGAGACCTTCTACAGCTACACCAGCTTCACCGTCCCCACCGACATCTACCGCCTGGATCTGGCCACCGGCCAGTCGACCCTGTTCCGCCGCCCCAAGGTCGCCTTCGACCCCGCGCAGTACGAGACCCGGCAGGTGTTCTACTCCAGCAAGGACGGCACCCGCGTGCCGATGTTCATTACCGCGAAGAAGGGCCTGGCGCTGGACGGGCAGCAGCCGACGCTGTTGTACGGCTACGGCGGCTTCAACATCCCGGTGACCCCGGCCTACACCGTGCCGATGGCCACCTGGCTGGACCGCGGCGGCGTCTACGCGGTGGCCAATCTGCGCGGCGGCGGCGAGTACGGCGAGACCTGGCACCAGGCGGGAACCAAACTCAACAAGCAGAATGTATTCGACGATTTCATCGCCGCGGCTGAGCATCTGATCGCCGCCGGCTACACCAACCCGCAGAAGCTGGCGATCTACGGCCGCTCCAACGGCGGCCTGCTCGCCGCCGCCACCGCGCTGCAGCGCCCGGACCTGTTCCGCGCCTCGCTGCCGACGGTCGGCGTGCTGGACATGCTGCGCTTCAACCAGTTCACCATCGGCTGGGCCTGGGAGTCCGACTACGGCTCGCCGCAGAAGCCGGACGAGTTCGCCGCGCTGCGCACCTATTCGCCACTGCACAACATCAAGCCCGGCGTGCGCTACCCGGCGATGCTGGTGCCCACCGGCGACCACGACGACCGCGTCTACCCGGCGCACAGCTTCAAGTTCACCGCCGCGCTGCAGGCCCAGGCCGGCCCCGGCACCTACCTGACGCGCATCGAGACCCGCGCCGGCCACGGCGCCGGCAAGCCGACCGCGATGCAGATCGACGAGTGGACCGACATGCTGAGCTTCCTGGTCCACGAACTCGGGATGCGCTGA
- a CDS encoding penicillin acylase family protein, with protein MRWIRRILLALLALVAGTLTLAWLLLRGSLPQLDGEVLAPGLAAPATIERDALGTVILSAANRDDIAWALGYAHGQERFFEMDVLRRRATGELSALFGPATLEADRGARVHRFRHRVAGYFAALPPDHQRQMQRYADGVNAGIAALDVRPFPYLLFGQQPQPWTAQDCLLAPLAMYFNLQDGSNTRELKLERMHTALPPAVFAFLTAAGTEWDAPLVGDPLPDPPIPSAEAIDLRQTPIADPALDAPASSEGIGSNNFAVAGTVTPHGGAIVANDMHLGLRAPNIWFRAELRYPDARGEAQRITGATLPGTPFMVVGSNRYIAWGFTNSYGDWLDFIEIGLHPDDPMQYRESDIMAPLTLSEEVIEVAGGESEKLLVRETSYGPIVGEDSAGKPLALQWVAHHKQGVNTGLAQLESARSIEEALAAAHTTGMPAQNLVVGSRDGRIAWTLIGAIPKRFKGFGEADERLPQPGYKLGWIGWLNDAETPSVVDPPSGRLWTANARNLSGDAQALICDGGYTLGARGRQIRDGLYARERLSEADLLAIQLDDRAIFLQRWHDLLTATLAGRNEPELVELREAIGDWNGRAEADTRAYRLVRDFRLRVHRRFLQLFASPLLAKDPEWTWPTLPQIEGAVWATIQQRPAHLLPQNFADWDAWLRAAAGDVIANLAQRDLRPADATWGELNTMAIRHPLSGALPGLGWLLDMPAQALDGDQYMPRVQGPRFGASERMVVSPGREELGYFHMPGGQSGHPLSPYYGAGHADWAEGKPSPFLPGAAEHRITLLPSN; from the coding sequence ATGCGCTGGATCCGCCGCATCCTGCTCGCCCTGCTGGCCCTGGTTGCCGGCACGCTCACGCTGGCCTGGCTGCTGCTGCGCGGTAGCCTGCCGCAACTGGATGGCGAGGTGTTGGCGCCGGGGCTCGCGGCACCGGCGACCATCGAACGCGACGCGCTGGGCACGGTGATCCTGAGCGCCGCGAATCGCGACGACATCGCCTGGGCCTTGGGCTACGCGCACGGCCAGGAGCGCTTCTTCGAAATGGACGTGCTGCGCCGGCGCGCCACCGGCGAGTTGTCCGCGCTGTTCGGCCCGGCCACGCTCGAAGCCGATCGTGGCGCGCGCGTGCATCGGTTCCGCCATCGCGTGGCTGGCTACTTCGCCGCACTGCCACCAGACCACCAGCGGCAGATGCAGCGCTACGCCGACGGCGTCAATGCCGGTATCGCTGCACTGGATGTCCGCCCGTTTCCCTACCTGCTGTTCGGCCAGCAGCCGCAGCCGTGGACCGCGCAGGACTGCCTGCTGGCGCCGCTGGCGATGTACTTCAACCTGCAGGACGGCAGCAACACGCGCGAACTGAAGCTGGAACGCATGCACACGGCGCTGCCGCCCGCGGTCTTCGCCTTCCTCACCGCCGCCGGGACCGAATGGGATGCGCCGCTGGTGGGCGACCCGCTGCCCGATCCGCCGATTCCATCCGCAGAGGCCATCGACCTGCGCCAGACGCCGATTGCCGATCCCGCACTCGATGCGCCGGCCAGCAGCGAGGGCATCGGCAGCAACAACTTTGCCGTCGCCGGCACCGTGACGCCGCATGGCGGCGCGATCGTTGCCAACGACATGCACCTGGGCCTGCGCGCGCCGAACATCTGGTTCCGCGCCGAACTGCGCTATCCCGACGCCCGCGGCGAGGCCCAGCGAATCACCGGCGCAACCCTGCCGGGCACCCCGTTCATGGTCGTCGGCAGCAATCGCTACATCGCCTGGGGCTTCACCAACAGCTACGGCGACTGGCTCGATTTCATCGAGATCGGGCTGCATCCGGACGACCCCATGCAATACCGCGAGTCCGACATCATGGCGCCGCTGACGCTCAGCGAGGAAGTCATCGAGGTGGCCGGCGGCGAATCGGAGAAGCTGCTGGTTCGCGAGACCAGTTATGGTCCGATCGTTGGCGAGGACAGCGCTGGCAAGCCGCTGGCGCTGCAATGGGTTGCGCACCACAAGCAAGGCGTCAACACCGGCCTGGCTCAGCTCGAGAGCGCGCGCAGCATCGAGGAAGCCCTGGCTGCCGCGCACACCACCGGCATGCCGGCGCAGAACCTGGTGGTCGGCAGCCGCGACGGGCGCATTGCATGGACCTTGATCGGCGCAATCCCGAAGCGATTCAAGGGCTTCGGCGAAGCCGACGAACGTCTGCCGCAGCCGGGATACAAGCTGGGCTGGATCGGCTGGCTGAATGACGCAGAAACACCGTCCGTCGTCGATCCTCCGTCCGGCCGCCTGTGGACGGCCAATGCGCGCAACCTTTCCGGTGACGCACAGGCACTGATCTGCGACGGCGGCTACACCCTCGGCGCCCGCGGCCGGCAAATCCGCGACGGCCTGTACGCCCGTGAACGCCTGTCCGAGGCCGACCTGCTTGCGATCCAGCTCGACGACCGCGCGATCTTCCTGCAGCGCTGGCACGACCTGCTGACGGCCACGCTGGCGGGCCGCAACGAGCCGGAACTGGTGGAACTGCGCGAGGCGATCGGCGACTGGAACGGCCGCGCCGAAGCCGATACCCGCGCCTATCGCCTGGTGCGTGACTTCCGCCTGCGCGTGCACCGGCGCTTCTTGCAACTGTTCGCATCACCGCTGCTGGCGAAAGACCCGGAGTGGACCTGGCCGACCCTGCCGCAAATCGAGGGCGCGGTCTGGGCCACGATCCAGCAGCGTCCTGCGCACCTGCTGCCGCAGAACTTCGCCGACTGGGACGCCTGGCTGCGCGCGGCCGCCGGCGATGTGATCGCCAACCTCGCACAGCGTGACCTCAGGCCAGCGGATGCGACCTGGGGCGAACTCAACACCATGGCCATCCGTCATCCGCTGAGCGGCGCCCTGCCCGGCCTCGGCTGGCTGCTCGACATGCCCGCGCAGGCGCTCGACGGCGACCAGTACATGCCGCGCGTCCAGGGCCCGCGCTTCGGCGCCAGCGAGCGCATGGTAGTCTCACCCGGCCGCGAGGAACTCGGCTATTTCCACATGCCCGGCGGCCAGAGCGGCCACCCGCTGTCGCCCTACTACGGCGCCGGCCACGCCGACTGGGCCGAGGGCAAGCCCAGCCCCTTCCTGCCCGGGGCCGCGGAGCACCGGATCACCTTGCTTCCGTCGAATTGA
- the lolA gene encoding outer membrane lipoprotein chaperone LolA, with amino-acid sequence MRRIALTLALLPWFAAPAVAADARAQLDQFSSGVQNLSAGFTQQVFSAEGDSLDAASGTLALARPNRFRWDYLEPEEQRIVADGDHIWVYDVELEQVSVRPQAFDEQQSPLAVLLDLKALDAQFATEDRGEADGAAWMRLKPKSEDAEFDHVDLAFRDAELKRMVMVDIVGQRTEIVFQDWKRNGQLPAGTFRFDPPPGVDVVGEIKPGAQVVPIGD; translated from the coding sequence ATGCGCCGTATCGCCCTGACCCTTGCCCTGCTTCCCTGGTTCGCCGCGCCGGCCGTCGCCGCGGATGCCCGCGCCCAGCTCGATCAGTTCTCTTCGGGCGTGCAGAACCTGTCGGCGGGCTTCACCCAGCAGGTGTTCTCTGCCGAGGGCGACAGTCTGGACGCGGCCTCGGGTACGTTGGCGCTGGCGCGCCCGAACCGCTTCCGCTGGGACTACCTGGAACCGGAGGAGCAGCGCATTGTGGCCGACGGCGACCACATCTGGGTTTACGATGTGGAGTTGGAGCAGGTCAGCGTGCGCCCGCAGGCCTTCGACGAGCAGCAAAGCCCGCTTGCGGTGCTGCTGGACCTGAAGGCGCTGGATGCCCAGTTCGCGACCGAGGACCGCGGCGAAGCCGATGGCGCCGCCTGGATGCGGCTGAAGCCCAAGTCCGAGGACGCGGAGTTCGACCATGTGGACCTGGCTTTCCGCGATGCCGAGCTCAAGCGCATGGTGATGGTCGACATCGTCGGCCAGCGCACCGAGATCGTGTTCCAGGACTGGAAGCGCAACGGGCAGTTGCCGGCAGGCACCTTCCGCTTCGACCCGCCGCCCGGCGTCGACGTCGTCGGCGAGATCAAGCCCGGCGCCCAGGTTGTGCCGATCGGCGACTGA
- a CDS encoding pyrroline-5-carboxylate reductase: MLRGEPQERRRMSKHIAFIGGGNMARSLIGGLIREGHARNAIHVAEPNADLRAALAQDFGVITHSVNAAAALVAGTWVLAVKPQVMGLVLDELAPVAADCAPLVVSIAAGVTHARITHTLGARARVVRTMPNTPAMIGAGITGLYAGADVAGDERVEVERLLAAAGATVWIDDERLMDAVTAVSGSGPAYFFLLIEALAAAGTRQGLPEATAGKLALHTALGAARMAVESGEPAATLRQRVTSPGGTTAAALDTFARGGFSELVDAAVDAATRRGRELAGA, translated from the coding sequence ATGCTCCGCGGCGAACCCCAGGAGCGTAGACGGATGAGCAAGCACATCGCATTCATCGGTGGCGGCAACATGGCGCGCAGCCTGATCGGCGGCTTGATCCGCGAAGGCCACGCGCGCAATGCCATCCATGTGGCCGAGCCGAATGCGGATCTGCGCGCCGCGCTCGCGCAGGACTTCGGGGTCATCACCCATTCGGTGAATGCCGCGGCAGCGCTGGTCGCCGGGACCTGGGTGCTTGCGGTCAAGCCGCAGGTGATGGGCCTGGTGCTGGACGAACTGGCGCCGGTCGCGGCTGACTGCGCGCCGCTGGTGGTATCGATCGCGGCCGGGGTGACTCATGCGCGGATCACCCACACACTCGGCGCTCGGGCGCGCGTGGTGCGCACGATGCCGAACACGCCGGCAATGATCGGTGCCGGCATCACCGGGCTGTATGCCGGCGCGGATGTCGCCGGCGACGAGCGTGTCGAGGTCGAGCGCTTGCTGGCCGCTGCGGGCGCGACGGTGTGGATCGACGATGAACGACTGATGGACGCCGTCACGGCGGTCTCGGGCAGCGGCCCGGCCTATTTCTTCCTGCTGATCGAGGCACTGGCCGCGGCCGGTACACGCCAGGGCCTGCCCGAAGCCACCGCGGGCAAACTCGCGCTGCACACTGCGCTCGGCGCCGCGCGCATGGCGGTCGAATCCGGCGAGCCTGCGGCGACACTGCGCCAGCGCGTGACCTCGCCTGGCGGCACCACGGCGGCGGCGCTCGATACCTTCGCCCGCGGCGGATTCAGCGAACTGGTCGATGCCGCCGTGGATGCCGCCACTCGGCGCGGCCGCGAACTGGCGGGAGCCTGA
- a CDS encoding YggT family protein — protein sequence MGWTIYGYLIQFLFWIPLTILFFRIALPLVRAPFSDPLVGWVYSVTNPLLRPLERHIPRWRNFSIAAALLFWLVASLEFALLLRFYGHPGTWLVGGLVGAISFATGFLIALIILSALFTLFQPRAGSSFVFLTERLASPLVRRVRRYLPPVGPFDLSPAVAVLLLVILRMLLAWLVFKLSGF from the coding sequence ATGGGCTGGACGATTTACGGATACCTGATCCAGTTCCTGTTCTGGATCCCGCTGACGATCCTTTTCTTCCGCATCGCCCTGCCCTTGGTGCGTGCCCCTTTTTCCGATCCGCTGGTCGGCTGGGTCTACTCGGTCACCAATCCGCTGCTGCGCCCGCTGGAGCGCCACATCCCGCGCTGGCGCAACTTCAGCATCGCCGCGGCGCTGCTGTTCTGGCTGGTGGCCAGCCTCGAGTTCGCGCTCCTGCTGCGATTCTATGGACATCCGGGAACTTGGTTGGTCGGCGGCCTGGTGGGCGCCATCAGCTTCGCGACCGGCTTCCTGATCGCGCTGATCATCCTGTCGGCGCTGTTCACCCTGTTCCAGCCGCGAGCCGGCAGTTCCTTTGTGTTCCTGACCGAACGCCTGGCCTCGCCGCTGGTACGCCGGGTGCGCCGCTATCTGCCGCCCGTTGGACCTTTCGACCTGTCGCCCGCTGTCGCGGTGTTGCTGCTGGTGATCCTCAGGATGTTGTTGGCCTGGCTGGTCTTCAAGCTCTCGGGATTCTGA
- the greA gene encoding transcription elongation factor GreA, whose protein sequence is MKRAPLTQKGANKLRAELEHLKSVKRPQIIEAIAEARAHGDLRENAEYHAAREQQSFTEGRINELENTLANAEIIDTSKLKPGSRIVFGALVELQDLHSEEQVRYQIVGDLEADIKQRMISVSSPVARALIGKSEGDTVHIETPGGRKSFEVVEVRYED, encoded by the coding sequence ATGAAGCGGGCACCACTGACGCAGAAGGGCGCGAACAAGCTGCGCGCCGAACTGGAACACCTCAAGTCGGTCAAGCGGCCGCAGATCATCGAGGCGATCGCCGAGGCGCGTGCGCATGGAGATTTGCGCGAGAACGCCGAGTACCACGCGGCGCGCGAGCAACAGAGCTTCACCGAGGGACGCATCAACGAGCTGGAGAACACGCTCGCGAATGCCGAAATCATCGACACCAGCAAGCTCAAGCCGGGCTCGCGTATCGTGTTTGGCGCGCTGGTCGAGTTGCAGGACCTCCACAGCGAAGAACAGGTGCGCTACCAGATCGTCGGCGACCTCGAAGCCGACATCAAACAGCGGATGATCTCGGTCAGTTCTCCCGTGGCGCGTGCGCTGATCGGCAAGAGCGAAGGCGACACCGTGCACATCGAAACTCCGGGCGGGCGCAAGAGCTTCGAGGTGGTCGAGGTGCGGTACGAGGACTGA
- the carB gene encoding carbamoyl-phosphate synthase large subunit, producing MPKRQDLKSILIIGAGPIVIGQACEFDYSGAQACKALKAEGFRVVLVNSNPATIMTDPDMADATYIEPLHWTSLAKIIEKERPDAVLPTMGGQTALNAALDLADHGVLEKFGVELIGASREAIKLAEDRELFRHAMAEIGLECPRAEIARSLDQAQAAQVKVGYPTIIRPSFTLGGSGGGIAYNREEFVEIVSRGLDLSPVGEVLIEESVLGWKEYEMEVVRDRADNCIIVCSIENFDPMGVHTGDSITVAPAQTLTDREYQRMRDASIAVLRKIGVDTGGSNVQFGINAKDGRMVVIEMNPRVSRSSALASKATGFPIAKIAAKLAIGYTLDELRNDITGGLTPASFEPTIDYVVTKIPRFAFEKFPKADARLTTQMKSVGEVMAMGRTFQESLQKALRGMETGNDGLNPRVPPPYDDDSIAVIRREMREPRPDRIFYVADAFRAGMSVADVHSHCAIDPWFLVQIEDLVRLEREVAQQGLAGLDGARLRELKRKGFSDSRLATLVGTDEGALRALRRALGIRPVYKRVDSCAAEFATSTAYMYSTYEDECEAAPTNRDKIVVLGGGPNRIGQGIEFDYCCVHAALALREDGYETIMVNCNPETVSTDYDTSDRLYFEPVTLEDVLEILDKEKPKGVVVQYGGQTPLKLARALEKEGAPIIGTSPDSIDLAEDRERFQQMIVELGLKQPPNRTARTPEAAVALAREIGYPLVVRPSYVLGGRAMEVVYAEADLRRYMTEAVRVSNDSPVLLDRFLDHAGEIDVDCICDGRDVMIGGIMEHIEEAGVHSGDSSCSLPPYSLSPAVQDELRRQVTMMAKALNVVGLMNTQFAIQGEDIYILEVNPRASRTVPFVAKATGVALAKIAARCMVGQTLEQQGALKEVIPEYYSVKEPIFPFVKFPGVDPILGPEMRSTGEVMGVGRSFGAAFARAQMAANVKAPALGKAFLSVRDADKPRLVPLARDLVSRGFRLVATGGTCDALIAAGVPCQRINKVMEGRPHIVDLIKNDEVTFIVNTTEGRQAIADSFSIRREALQHRLTYSTTISGARAIVHALDFGSIDSVHSLKELHSELVGNGEPGTGNRDSKEAIA from the coding sequence ATGCCGAAGCGGCAAGACCTCAAATCCATCCTCATCATCGGCGCCGGCCCGATCGTCATCGGCCAGGCCTGCGAGTTCGACTATTCCGGGGCGCAGGCGTGCAAGGCGCTGAAGGCAGAAGGGTTCCGGGTAGTGCTGGTGAACAGCAACCCGGCGACGATCATGACCGATCCGGACATGGCCGACGCGACCTATATCGAGCCGCTGCACTGGACTTCGCTGGCGAAGATCATCGAGAAGGAGCGCCCGGATGCGGTGCTGCCGACGATGGGCGGGCAGACTGCGCTGAATGCGGCGCTGGACCTGGCCGACCACGGCGTCCTCGAGAAGTTCGGGGTCGAGCTGATCGGTGCCTCGCGCGAGGCGATCAAGCTGGCCGAGGATCGCGAGCTGTTCCGCCACGCGATGGCCGAGATCGGCCTGGAATGCCCGCGCGCCGAGATCGCGCGCTCGCTGGACCAGGCGCAGGCTGCGCAGGTAAAGGTGGGCTACCCGACGATCATCCGCCCCTCGTTCACCCTCGGTGGTTCCGGCGGCGGTATCGCCTACAACCGCGAGGAGTTCGTCGAGATCGTCTCGCGCGGCCTGGACCTGTCGCCGGTCGGTGAGGTGCTGATCGAGGAAAGCGTGCTCGGCTGGAAGGAGTACGAGATGGAGGTGGTCCGCGACCGCGCGGACAACTGCATCATCGTCTGCTCGATCGAGAACTTCGATCCGATGGGCGTGCACACCGGCGACTCGATCACGGTGGCGCCGGCGCAGACCCTGACCGACCGCGAGTACCAGCGCATGCGCGATGCGTCGATCGCGGTGCTGCGCAAGATCGGCGTCGATACCGGCGGGTCGAACGTGCAGTTCGGCATCAATGCGAAGGACGGCCGCATGGTCGTCATCGAGATGAATCCGCGCGTGTCGCGCTCGTCGGCGCTGGCGTCCAAGGCCACCGGCTTCCCGATCGCCAAGATCGCGGCCAAGCTGGCCATCGGCTACACCCTGGACGAGCTGCGCAACGACATCACCGGCGGCCTGACGCCGGCCTCGTTCGAGCCGACCATCGACTACGTGGTCACCAAGATCCCGCGCTTCGCCTTCGAGAAGTTCCCCAAGGCGGACGCACGCCTGACCACGCAGATGAAGTCGGTCGGCGAGGTGATGGCGATGGGCCGCACCTTCCAGGAAAGCCTGCAGAAGGCGCTGCGCGGCATGGAGACCGGCAACGACGGCCTCAATCCGCGGGTGCCGCCGCCGTACGACGACGACAGCATTGCAGTCATCCGCCGCGAGATGCGCGAGCCGCGTCCGGATCGCATCTTCTATGTCGCCGACGCCTTCCGCGCCGGCATGAGCGTGGCCGATGTCCACAGCCACTGCGCGATCGATCCCTGGTTCCTGGTGCAGATCGAGGACCTGGTGCGGCTGGAGCGCGAGGTGGCGCAGCAGGGCCTTGCTGGGCTCGACGGTGCACGTCTGCGCGAACTCAAGCGCAAGGGATTCTCGGACTCGCGCCTGGCCACACTGGTCGGCACCGATGAAGGCGCGTTGCGTGCGCTGCGCCGAGCGCTCGGCATCCGTCCGGTGTACAAGCGGGTCGATTCCTGCGCCGCCGAGTTCGCCACCAGCACCGCCTACATGTACTCGACCTACGAGGACGAGTGCGAGGCGGCGCCGACCAATCGCGACAAGATCGTCGTGCTCGGCGGCGGCCCCAACCGCATCGGCCAGGGCATCGAGTTCGACTACTGCTGCGTGCACGCCGCGCTGGCGCTGCGCGAAGATGGTTACGAGACGATCATGGTCAACTGCAACCCGGAGACCGTGTCGACCGATTACGACACCTCCGATCGCCTGTATTTCGAGCCGGTCACGCTGGAAGACGTGCTCGAGATCCTGGACAAGGAAAAGCCCAAGGGCGTGGTGGTGCAGTACGGCGGGCAGACGCCGCTGAAGCTGGCGCGCGCACTGGAGAAGGAAGGCGCGCCGATCATCGGCACCAGCCCGGATTCGATCGACCTCGCCGAGGATCGTGAGCGCTTCCAGCAGATGATCGTCGAGCTGGGCCTGAAGCAGCCGCCGAACCGCACCGCGCGCACGCCGGAGGCGGCGGTCGCGCTGGCGCGCGAGATCGGCTACCCGCTGGTGGTGCGCCCGAGCTATGTGCTCGGCGGCCGCGCGATGGAAGTGGTCTACGCCGAGGCGGACCTGCGCCGCTACATGACCGAGGCGGTGCGTGTGTCGAACGACTCGCCGGTGCTGCTCGACCGCTTCCTCGACCACGCCGGCGAGATCGACGTCGACTGCATCTGCGACGGGCGCGACGTGATGATCGGCGGGATCATGGAGCACATCGAGGAGGCTGGCGTGCACTCGGGCGACTCTTCCTGCTCGCTGCCGCCGTACTCGCTGTCGCCCGCGGTGCAGGATGAACTCCGCCGCCAGGTCACGATGATGGCCAAGGCGCTGAATGTGGTCGGCCTGATGAACACCCAGTTCGCGATCCAGGGCGAGGACATCTACATCCTCGAAGTGAACCCGCGCGCCTCGCGCACGGTGCCTTTCGTGGCCAAGGCCACCGGCGTGGCGCTGGCCAAGATCGCGGCGCGCTGCATGGTCGGCCAGACCCTGGAGCAGCAGGGGGCACTGAAGGAAGTGATTCCGGAGTACTACTCGGTCAAGGAGCCGATCTTCCCCTTCGTCAAATTCCCGGGGGTGGATCCCATCCTCGGCCCCGAGATGCGTTCGACCGGCGAGGTGATGGGCGTGGGCCGCAGTTTCGGCGCTGCTTTCGCGCGGGCGCAGATGGCTGCCAACGTCAAGGCGCCGGCGCTCGGCAAGGCCTTCCTGTCGGTGCGTGACGCCGACAAGCCGCGCCTGGTCCCGCTGGCGCGCGACCTGGTCTCGCGTGGGTTCCGGCTGGTCGCCACGGGTGGCACCTGCGACGCGCTGATCGCCGCCGGCGTGCCCTGTCAGCGGATCAACAAGGTGATGGAAGGGCGGCCGCACATCGTCGACCTGATCAAGAACGACGAGGTCACTTTCATCGTCAACACCACCGAGGGCCGCCAGGCCATCGCCGATTCCTTCTCGATCCGCCGCGAGGCGCTGCAGCACCGCCTGACCTACTCGACGACGATTTCAGGCGCGCGGGCCATTGTGCACGCGCTGGATTTTGGCAGCATCGACAGCGTGCACTCGCTGAAGGAACTGCACAGCGAGTTGGTGGGGAACGGGGAACCGGGAACCGGGAATCGGGACAGCAAGGAAGCAATCGCATGA
- a CDS encoding GxxExxY protein → MEDSPLSKRVIGCAIEVSRHLGCGFAEKVYENALMVELVRAGIRAEQQKPVLVRYRGAVVGDYVVDILVEEGLLVEVKALDRFSPLHDAQVMNYLRATGCAVALLLNFGRPQLGIRRLVWHHNESDRI, encoded by the coding sequence ATGGAAGATTCACCCCTCTCGAAACGCGTCATCGGTTGTGCGATCGAAGTAAGCCGACATCTCGGATGTGGATTTGCGGAGAAGGTGTATGAGAACGCATTGATGGTTGAGCTGGTTCGCGCTGGCATCCGCGCTGAGCAGCAGAAGCCGGTGCTGGTGCGATACCGGGGCGCGGTGGTCGGCGATTACGTCGTTGACATCCTGGTGGAGGAAGGGCTGCTTGTGGAAGTGAAGGCACTGGACCGATTCAGCCCATTGCATGACGCGCAAGTAATGAACTACCTGCGTGCCACCGGATGTGCCGTCGCACTCCTGCTGAATTTCGGCAGGCCGCAGTTGGGCATTCGCCGGCTCGTGTGGCACCACAACGAATCAGACCGCATTTGA